A region from the Lysobacter antibioticus genome encodes:
- the wrbA gene encoding NAD(P)H:quinone oxidoreductase, whose translation MAKILVLYYSAYGHIETMAQAVAEGAREAGAQVDIRRVPELVPDEVARKSHYKLDQQAPIAKIAELADYDAIVIGTGTRFGRMSSQMANFLDQAGGLWASGVLHGKVGAAFTSTATQHGGQETTLFSIITNLLHFGMVIVGLNYGFPGQTRLDQVTGGAPYGSTTIAGSDGSRQPSDNELDAARYQGREVAEVARKLHG comes from the coding sequence ATGGCGAAGATCCTGGTGCTCTATTACTCGGCCTATGGCCACATCGAAACGATGGCGCAGGCCGTCGCTGAGGGCGCGCGCGAAGCCGGCGCGCAGGTCGACATCAGGCGCGTACCCGAACTGGTGCCTGACGAGGTCGCGCGCAAGTCGCACTACAAGCTCGACCAGCAGGCGCCGATCGCGAAGATCGCCGAGTTGGCCGACTACGACGCGATCGTCATCGGCACCGGCACCCGTTTCGGCCGCATGTCGTCGCAGATGGCCAATTTTCTCGATCAGGCCGGCGGCCTGTGGGCCTCGGGCGTACTGCACGGCAAGGTCGGCGCCGCCTTCACTTCGACCGCGACCCAGCACGGCGGCCAGGAGACCACCTTGTTCTCGATCATCACCAACCTGCTCCACTTCGGCATGGTGATCGTCGGCCTCAATTACGGTTTCCCCGGGCAGACGCGCCTGGACCAAGTCACCGGCGGCGCGCCCTACGGCAGCACCACCATCGCCGGCAGCGACGGCTCGCGCCAGCCCAGCGACAACGAACTCGACGCGGCGCGCTACCAGGGCCGCGAAGTCGCCGAGGTGGCCAGGAAACTGCACGGTTGA
- a CDS encoding acyl-CoA dehydrogenase translates to MSIAIPFLAFLLVGAIAAYHRLRLPVWAALTATVLVGCYLLGANPVATIVAATLVALIAVPLLVPAIRLPLITKPLLGFYTKILPPLSETERTALEAGTVGFEGELFSGKPDWQQLLSQPKPVLSADEQAFLDGPVEELCKMTNDWQITHIDADLSPELWGYIKKNKFFGLNIPKEYGGLGFTALANHKVIQKLASVSSVVSSTVGVPNSLGPAELLMHYGTQEQKDHYLPRLADGREVPCFGLTGPWAGSDATSIPDFGIVTMGDWNGARVVGVKLTFDKRYITLAPVATLIGLAFRMYDPDGLIGDKRDIGITLALLPRDTAGVEVGRRHFPLNCTFQNGPVRGKEVFIPLSQLIGGEAYAGKGWQMLVECLSIGRSITLPSSGSGGAKMGAIVTGAYARIRKQFGLSVGRFEGVEEALARIAGHAFAVSALSQATAAAVARGENPAVPSTIAKYHCTEMAREVAKDVMDIHGGKGIILGPKNYAGRNWQALPIMITVEGANIMTRSLMIFGQGAILCHPWVLKEMKAAMLPDETERLREFDKNLFGHIGFAISNAVRSWWYGLTAARIGAAPGDAYTRRYYRKLNRYSATLAVMADTSMLLLGGKLKFKESLSGRLGDVLSQLYIASSMLKRYEDQGRPAGDQPLLAWAFHDAVHKIELALSGALRNFPIRPVGWLLWALIFPWGRRAQAPSDRLGHRAASLLMSPNDARDRLAEGLFITPCENNPAGRINSYLQKVILAEPVERKFLKALKNSDIEALDFPSQLDEGVREGWITAEERKQLEELREMTIDAISVDDFDAAELRSAGYKALHEADHGDARAAA, encoded by the coding sequence ATGAGTATCGCGATCCCCTTCCTTGCCTTCCTTCTGGTCGGCGCCATCGCCGCCTATCACCGCCTGCGCCTGCCGGTCTGGGCCGCGCTGACCGCGACGGTACTGGTGGGCTGTTATCTGCTGGGCGCCAACCCGGTCGCGACCATCGTCGCCGCGACCCTGGTCGCGCTGATCGCAGTGCCGCTGCTGGTGCCGGCGATCCGCCTGCCGCTGATCACCAAGCCGCTGCTCGGCTTCTACACCAAGATCCTGCCGCCGCTGTCGGAAACCGAGCGCACCGCGCTCGAGGCCGGCACGGTCGGGTTCGAAGGCGAACTGTTCTCGGGCAAGCCCGACTGGCAGCAATTGCTGTCCCAGCCCAAGCCGGTGCTGAGCGCCGATGAACAAGCTTTCCTCGACGGCCCGGTCGAAGAGCTGTGCAAGATGACCAACGATTGGCAGATCACCCATATCGATGCCGATCTGTCGCCGGAGCTGTGGGGCTACATCAAGAAGAACAAGTTCTTCGGCCTCAACATTCCGAAGGAATACGGCGGCCTGGGTTTCACCGCGCTCGCCAACCACAAGGTGATCCAGAAGCTGGCTTCGGTCTCCAGCGTGGTCAGCTCGACCGTCGGCGTGCCGAACTCGCTCGGCCCGGCCGAGTTGTTGATGCACTACGGCACCCAGGAACAGAAGGACCACTACCTGCCGCGCCTCGCCGACGGCCGTGAAGTGCCCTGCTTCGGCCTGACCGGCCCCTGGGCCGGCTCGGATGCGACCTCGATCCCGGACTTCGGCATCGTCACCATGGGCGACTGGAACGGCGCGCGCGTGGTCGGCGTCAAGCTGACCTTCGACAAGCGCTACATCACCCTGGCCCCGGTCGCGACCCTGATCGGCCTGGCCTTCCGCATGTACGACCCGGACGGCCTGATCGGCGACAAGCGCGACATCGGCATCACCCTGGCGTTGCTGCCGCGCGACACCGCCGGCGTCGAAGTCGGCCGTCGCCACTTCCCGCTCAACTGCACCTTCCAGAACGGCCCGGTACGCGGCAAGGAAGTGTTCATCCCGCTGAGCCAGCTGATCGGCGGCGAAGCCTACGCCGGCAAGGGCTGGCAGATGCTGGTCGAATGCCTGTCGATCGGCCGTTCGATCACCCTGCCCTCCTCGGGCAGCGGCGGCGCCAAGATGGGCGCCATCGTCACCGGCGCCTACGCCCGCATCCGCAAGCAGTTCGGCCTGTCGGTCGGCCGCTTCGAAGGCGTCGAGGAAGCGCTGGCGCGCATCGCCGGCCACGCCTTCGCGGTCAGCGCGCTGTCGCAGGCCACCGCCGCGGCGGTCGCGCGCGGCGAAAACCCGGCCGTGCCCTCGACCATCGCCAAATACCACTGCACCGAGATGGCCCGCGAAGTCGCCAAGGACGTCATGGACATCCACGGCGGCAAGGGCATCATCCTGGGGCCGAAAAACTACGCCGGCCGCAACTGGCAGGCGCTGCCGATCATGATCACCGTGGAAGGCGCGAACATCATGACGCGCTCGCTGATGATCTTCGGCCAGGGCGCGATCCTGTGCCACCCGTGGGTGCTCAAGGAAATGAAGGCGGCGATGCTGCCCGACGAGACCGAGCGCCTGCGCGAGTTCGACAAGAACCTGTTCGGCCATATCGGCTTCGCCATCTCCAACGCCGTGCGCAGCTGGTGGTACGGCCTGACCGCCGCGCGCATCGGCGCTGCCCCGGGCGACGCCTACACCCGCCGCTACTACCGCAAGCTCAACCGTTATTCGGCAACGCTGGCGGTGATGGCCGACACCTCGATGCTGTTGCTCGGCGGCAAGCTCAAGTTCAAGGAATCGCTGTCGGGCCGCCTCGGCGACGTGCTGAGCCAGCTCTACATCGCCAGCAGCATGCTCAAGCGTTACGAAGACCAGGGCCGCCCCGCCGGCGACCAGCCGCTGTTGGCCTGGGCCTTCCACGACGCCGTGCATAAGATCGAACTGGCGCTGTCGGGTGCGTTGCGCAACTTCCCGATCCGCCCGGTCGGCTGGCTGCTGTGGGCGCTGATCTTCCCCTGGGGCCGCCGCGCCCAGGCGCCGAGCGACCGTCTCGGCCATCGCGCCGCGTCCTTGCTGATGTCGCCGAACGACGCGCGCGACCGTCTCGCCGAGGGTCTGTTCATCACCCCCTGCGAGAACAACCCGGCCGGCCGCATCAACAGCTACCTGCAGAAGGTCATCCTGGCCGAGCCGGTCGAGCGCAAGTTCCTCAAGGCGCTCAAGAACAGCGACATCGAAGCGCTGGACTTCCCGAGCCAGCTCGACGAGGGCGTGCGCGAAGGCTGGATCACTGCCGAAGAGCGCAAGCAGTTGGAAGAGCTGCGCGAGATGACCATCGATGCGATCAGCGTCGACGACTTCGACGCCGCCGAGCTGCGTTCGGCCGGGTACAAGGCGCTGCACGAAGCCGACCACGGCGACGCCCGCGCCGCGGCATAA
- a CDS encoding NTP/NDP exchange transporter — MSAASANPHPTRRLSSNAPLWWSLLYFFCLLCGYYVLRPVRDAMGASADAATVFPQAMIVWTQAHGLELRDFVLQVLFTCTFVTMLALQPVYGALVARFPRRVLLPVVYALFIACLLAFHWAFNAGVPGRGMVFFVWTAVFNLFAVTVFWSYMADVFDDAQARRLYGYIGAGGTAGAVLGPILTQWLVQPLGVANLLLVSVAFLAICVLCIVRLRPWAIRREREHGLDSGEGAMGGSVWAGLKLVWQRPVLRAMAVTLFFSVGAATLLYNQQAAIAREFYPSAEAATRYFARIDSAVNLLAILTQLLLTRWLLNRHGVAPALLMPGLTLLLGFGVLLASPLPVMVAIVQVLQRAGEFALAKPARETLYTRVDRPSRYKGKAVIDTAVFRGTDLAFVWIHKGVALFGTQAVFAAGVLAAAGMTASAWSIVRTQRGLPGAAANLPSDIRSLRGEA; from the coding sequence ATGAGCGCTGCGTCTGCCAACCCGCATCCGACCCGGCGCCTGTCCTCGAATGCGCCGCTGTGGTGGTCGCTGCTGTATTTCTTCTGCCTGCTCTGCGGCTATTACGTCCTGCGCCCGGTGCGCGATGCAATGGGCGCTTCGGCCGATGCGGCCACGGTGTTTCCGCAGGCGATGATCGTCTGGACGCAGGCGCACGGTCTGGAACTCAGGGACTTCGTGCTGCAGGTGCTGTTCACCTGCACCTTCGTGACCATGCTGGCTTTGCAGCCAGTCTACGGTGCCCTGGTCGCGCGGTTTCCGCGGCGGGTGCTGCTGCCGGTGGTGTATGCGTTGTTCATCGCCTGTCTGTTGGCGTTCCATTGGGCGTTCAACGCCGGCGTGCCGGGGCGGGGCATGGTGTTCTTCGTCTGGACCGCGGTGTTCAACCTGTTCGCGGTGACCGTGTTCTGGAGTTACATGGCCGACGTGTTCGACGATGCCCAGGCGCGTCGCCTGTACGGCTATATCGGCGCTGGCGGCACCGCCGGCGCGGTGCTCGGGCCGATCCTGACCCAGTGGCTGGTGCAGCCCTTGGGCGTGGCCAATCTGTTGCTCGTCTCGGTGGCGTTCCTCGCGATCTGCGTGCTGTGCATCGTGCGCCTACGGCCGTGGGCGATCCGGCGCGAGCGCGAGCACGGCCTCGACAGCGGCGAAGGCGCGATGGGCGGCTCGGTCTGGGCCGGCCTCAAGTTGGTCTGGCAGCGGCCGGTGTTGCGGGCGATGGCGGTTACCTTGTTCTTCAGCGTCGGCGCGGCGACCTTGCTCTACAACCAGCAGGCGGCGATCGCACGCGAGTTCTATCCCAGCGCCGAGGCCGCGACGCGCTATTTCGCCCGCATCGACAGCGCGGTCAACTTGCTCGCGATCCTTACCCAATTGCTGTTGACCCGCTGGCTGTTGAATCGGCACGGCGTCGCCCCGGCTTTGTTGATGCCGGGGCTGACCTTGTTGCTCGGCTTCGGCGTGCTGCTGGCCTCGCCGTTGCCGGTGATGGTCGCGATCGTGCAGGTGCTGCAGCGCGCCGGCGAGTTCGCCCTGGCCAAGCCGGCACGCGAGACCTTGTACACGCGAGTCGATCGGCCCTCGCGCTACAAGGGCAAGGCGGTGATCGACACCGCGGTGTTCCGCGGCACCGACCTGGCCTTCGTCTGGATCCACAAGGGCGTGGCCCTGTTCGGCACCCAGGCGGTATTCGCGGCCGGTGTGCTCGCCGCCGCCGGCATGACCGCGAGCGCCTGGAGCATCGTGCGCACCCAACGCGGCCTGCCGGGCGCGGCCGCGAATCTTCCTTCCGACATCCGATCTCTACGAGGTGAAGCATGA
- a CDS encoding DUF1304 domain-containing protein, giving the protein MHWIAVALIVLVALLHLYFMVLEMFLWTRPLGLKVFRQSLEKAEQSKVLAANQGLYNGFLAAGLIWSLVCTRQDVALFFLACVVVAGVYGAATVNRRIFFIQALPALLGFLAVWLH; this is encoded by the coding sequence ATGCACTGGATCGCCGTCGCCCTGATCGTCCTGGTCGCGCTGCTGCATCTGTACTTCATGGTCCTGGAGATGTTCCTGTGGACCCGGCCGCTCGGGCTCAAGGTGTTCCGGCAAAGCCTGGAGAAGGCCGAGCAGTCGAAAGTGCTGGCGGCGAACCAGGGCCTGTACAACGGTTTCCTCGCCGCCGGCCTGATCTGGTCGCTGGTGTGCACGCGCCAGGACGTCGCGTTGTTCTTCCTGGCCTGCGTGGTGGTCGCCGGCGTATACGGCGCGGCCACGGTCAATCGCCGTATCTTCTTCATCCAGGCCTTGCCGGCCCTGCTCGGCTTCCTGGCGGTGTGGCTGCACTGA
- a CDS encoding hotdog fold domain-containing protein, whose translation MSTDVLKLYNKMTRWPAGHWLFSRAICWNAPYFASISPRFESLEPGRCSATMRHRRKITNHLGTVHAIAMCNLAELTGGVMTDVSIPRSMRWIPVGMSVEYLKKAVGQVRAVATPAAPIVESASAYDLPVDVVVTDPAGDAVFRARIAMRVSPKPKRG comes from the coding sequence ATGAGCACCGACGTCCTGAAGCTGTACAACAAGATGACCCGCTGGCCCGCCGGCCACTGGCTGTTCTCGCGCGCCATCTGCTGGAACGCGCCCTACTTCGCCAGCATCTCGCCGCGCTTCGAGTCGCTCGAGCCCGGCCGCTGCAGCGCGACCATGCGCCACCGCCGCAAGATCACCAACCACCTCGGCACCGTGCACGCCATCGCCATGTGCAACCTGGCCGAACTCACCGGTGGCGTCATGACCGACGTCAGCATCCCGCGCTCGATGCGCTGGATCCCGGTCGGCATGAGCGTGGAATACCTCAAGAAGGCGGTCGGCCAGGTACGCGCGGTGGCGACCCCGGCCGCGCCCATCGTCGAATCCGCCAGCGCCTACGACCTGCCGGTCGACGTCGTCGTCACCGACCCCGCCGGCGACGCGGTGTTCCGCGCCCGCATCGCCATGCGCGTCTCGCCCAAGCCCAAGCGCGGCTGA
- a CDS encoding MFS transporter — MLLPLLLLSAAGFTVLTTEFILVGLLPSLARDLGVSVSQAGLLVTLFAFAVAASGPFLTAYFSRFERKRLFIVVLLLFAASNAVAAMAPNLGVMALARLIPALGVPVFWALASETAVDLAGQERAGRAISVISFGVICATVIGVPTGTLIADAFGWRAAFVALSIASLLKATLLFVFLPDSRMDKPQVKLSQQFRVLRDPRVSGHVLLSVLLFTGMFTAYTYLADMFERLAGFDGSVVGWALMAFGAVGLIGNTLGGRIVDRNPLAASMIFSVPMALGLVLVVPSIHSLPLFAATLALWGVTQAALFPVSHVRVMKSAPEAPAFAASLNISGANLGIGVGAIVGGRVIDAIGVGGLGYAAAAIVGVSVLVGVVLMSMGARPEPVEAVDCAT; from the coding sequence GTGCTACTGCCTCTTCTGTTGTTGTCGGCGGCCGGTTTTACCGTGCTGACGACCGAATTCATCCTGGTCGGCCTGCTGCCGTCGTTGGCGCGCGATCTCGGCGTCAGCGTGTCGCAGGCCGGCTTGCTGGTGACCTTGTTCGCCTTCGCGGTCGCCGCCAGCGGTCCGTTCCTGACCGCGTATTTCTCGCGTTTCGAACGCAAGCGTTTGTTCATCGTGGTGCTGTTGTTGTTCGCGGCCTCGAACGCGGTCGCGGCGATGGCGCCCAACCTCGGCGTGATGGCGTTGGCGCGCTTGATTCCGGCGCTGGGCGTGCCGGTGTTCTGGGCGCTGGCCAGCGAGACCGCGGTCGACCTGGCCGGGCAGGAGCGCGCCGGTCGCGCGATCTCGGTGATTTCCTTCGGCGTGATCTGCGCCACCGTGATCGGCGTGCCGACCGGCACCCTGATCGCCGATGCCTTCGGCTGGCGCGCGGCCTTCGTCGCTCTGTCGATCGCTTCGCTGTTGAAGGCGACCTTGCTGTTCGTGTTCCTGCCGGACAGCCGCATGGACAAGCCGCAGGTGAAGCTGAGCCAGCAGTTCCGGGTGCTGCGCGATCCGCGCGTGAGTGGGCATGTGCTGCTGTCGGTCTTGTTGTTCACCGGCATGTTCACCGCCTACACCTATCTGGCCGACATGTTCGAGCGCCTGGCCGGCTTCGACGGTTCGGTGGTCGGCTGGGCGCTGATGGCGTTCGGTGCGGTCGGCCTGATCGGCAACACCCTGGGCGGCCGCATCGTCGACCGCAATCCGCTGGCCGCCTCGATGATCTTCAGCGTGCCGATGGCGCTGGGCTTGGTGCTGGTGGTGCCGTCGATCCACTCGCTGCCGCTGTTCGCCGCCACGCTCGCGCTGTGGGGCGTCACCCAGGCGGCCTTGTTTCCGGTCAGCCATGTCCGGGTGATGAAGTCCGCGCCCGAGGCGCCGGCGTTCGCCGCGTCGCTGAACATCTCCGGCGCCAACCTGGGCATCGGCGTCGGCGCCATCGTCGGCGGCCGCGTGATCGATGCGATCGGCGTCGGCGGCCTGGGTTATGCCGCCGCGGCCATCGTCGGGGTGTCGGTGCTGGTGGGGGTGGTGCTGATGTCGATGGGCGCGCGGCCGGAGCCGGTCGAAGCGGTGGATTGCGCGACCTGA
- a CDS encoding NAD-dependent epimerase/dehydratase family protein, with translation MKTSRRDFLAAGAAGAGLLALPSFARSLRKPAPLKLLVLGGTGFLGPHFVEIARKHGHTLTLFNRGKTNPGKFSGEQFSDIEQLHGDRKTDMKALEGERRWDAVLDTSAYLPADVTRSANLLAPRVKQYVLVSTISVYAKNDVPSDEKSPLAVLADPDITEVTGETYGGLKALCEQAAERELPKRTTVVRPGLIVGPGDTTDRFTYWPARADRGGEILAPGSAQDPTQFIDVRDLAAFLLATIEHGHFGTYNADAAPGALTMGAVLAESQRAAKAKSTVTWVPADFLEAQKVSPWQDMPAWIPARGEYAGFGRTSVAKARAAGLSYRPLRETVRDTLAYWHGLPAERRSKPKAGIAPQREAEVLQAWHAGADAGKGQEK, from the coding sequence ATGAAAACCAGTCGTCGCGATTTCCTGGCCGCGGGCGCCGCCGGCGCCGGCCTGCTCGCCTTGCCCTCGTTCGCACGCAGCCTGCGCAAACCGGCGCCGTTGAAACTGCTGGTGCTCGGCGGCACCGGCTTTCTCGGCCCGCATTTCGTCGAGATCGCGCGCAAGCACGGCCACACCCTGACCTTGTTCAATCGCGGCAAGACCAACCCGGGCAAGTTCTCCGGCGAGCAGTTCAGCGACATCGAACAGCTGCACGGCGATCGCAAGACCGACATGAAAGCCCTGGAAGGCGAACGCCGGTGGGACGCGGTGCTGGATACCTCGGCGTACTTGCCGGCGGACGTGACCCGCTCGGCCAACTTGCTGGCGCCGAGGGTGAAGCAGTACGTGCTGGTGTCGACGATCTCGGTGTACGCCAAGAACGATGTCCCCAGCGACGAGAAATCGCCGCTCGCGGTGCTGGCCGATCCCGACATCACCGAGGTCACCGGCGAAACCTACGGTGGCCTCAAGGCCTTGTGCGAGCAGGCCGCCGAGCGTGAACTGCCCAAGCGCACCACGGTGGTCCGTCCGGGGTTGATCGTCGGCCCCGGCGACACCACCGATCGTTTCACCTATTGGCCGGCGCGCGCAGATCGCGGCGGCGAGATCCTGGCGCCCGGCAGCGCGCAGGACCCGACCCAGTTCATCGACGTGCGCGACCTGGCGGCGTTCTTGCTGGCGACGATCGAGCACGGCCATTTCGGCACCTACAACGCCGATGCCGCGCCCGGCGCGCTGACCATGGGCGCGGTGCTGGCCGAATCGCAGCGCGCGGCCAAGGCGAAGTCGACCGTTACCTGGGTACCGGCGGATTTTCTCGAAGCGCAGAAAGTGTCGCCGTGGCAGGACATGCCGGCCTGGATTCCAGCGCGGGGCGAGTACGCCGGCTTCGGCCGCACCTCGGTGGCGAAGGCGCGCGCGGCCGGCCTGAGCTATCGGCCGCTGCGCGAGACCGTGCGCGACACGCTCGCTTATTGGCATGGCCTGCCGGCCGAACGCCGCAGCAAGCCCAAGGCCGGGATAGCGCCGCAACGCGAGGCCGAGGTGTTGCAGGCCTGGCATGCGGGCGCAGACGCGGGGAAGGGGCAGGAGAAGTGA
- a CDS encoding polymer-forming cytoskeletal protein codes for MSSPADELIERLPLIGDGAAATQARELLAMDVGWASIRGQASSAAAWRPSQAFLIVEGSLDLAGNAIIGTGEHDQGALIVLGDLRCRNLVVAQDFHLVVTGDLIASEAVVADLGDSTAHVAGRVQAPVLLSGDAGWLTLDRADGLRVARTSAYVIVDEQPLPLPPHSLSELVDDGVLDREEWDGLDADEREGQDIDEFVVLDESRVLRRLAAGDSILRG; via the coding sequence ATGTCGTCCCCCGCAGATGAATTGATCGAACGCCTGCCGCTGATCGGCGACGGCGCCGCCGCCACTCAGGCGCGGGAGCTATTGGCGATGGATGTCGGCTGGGCCTCGATCCGGGGCCAGGCCTCGTCCGCCGCGGCGTGGCGCCCCAGCCAAGCCTTCCTGATCGTCGAAGGCTCGCTCGACCTCGCCGGCAACGCGATAATCGGCACCGGCGAGCACGACCAGGGCGCGTTGATCGTGCTCGGCGACCTGCGCTGCCGCAACCTGGTCGTGGCCCAGGATTTCCATTTGGTCGTCACCGGCGATCTGATCGCGAGCGAAGCCGTGGTCGCCGACCTCGGCGACAGCACCGCCCATGTCGCCGGCAGGGTGCAGGCGCCGGTGCTGCTGTCCGGCGATGCCGGCTGGTTGACCCTCGACCGGGCCGACGGCCTGCGCGTGGCGCGCACCAGCGCCTACGTCATCGTCGACGAGCAACCCCTGCCCTTGCCTCCGCACAGCCTCAGCGAACTCGTCGACGACGGCGTGCTCGATCGCGAGGAATGGGACGGCCTGGACGCGGACGAACGCGAAGGCCAGGACATCGACGAGTTCGTCGTGCTCGACGAAAGCCGCGTGCTCAGGCGCCTCGCCGCGGGCGATTCGATCCTGCGCGGCTGA